One window of Flavobacterium dauae genomic DNA carries:
- the hutI gene encoding imidazolonepropionase: protein MKTLFYNIKELFQVRENNNTILKGSEMKELPSIKNAFLLIEDDLIADYGSMENVPTGFDESVDVSGKMIMPSYIDSHTHIVYAGNREQEFVDRINGLSYDEIYKRGGGILNSVEKLRNTAEDELYADAANRLEELIALGTGVIEIKSGYGLSLEAELKMLRVIKKLQENYSVKIKATFLGAHAVPPEFKGNQAGFVDEICNVMIPEIAKLGLADYVDAFLETGYFTVDETRKIIQAATNHGLKSKIHINQFTAINGIEMCVEENVLTVDHLEIVDDADIEALKKGNTIAVALPTCSYFISIPYTPARKLLNAGLPLVIASDYNPGTTPSGNMNFVVATSCIKMKLTPEEAFNAATLNAAYALEVQNDYGSITKGKKASFFITKPLHSIYAIPYNFGSNLIESVYLNGQKQNTPVE from the coding sequence ATGAAAACCTTATTTTACAATATAAAAGAACTTTTTCAGGTTCGCGAAAACAATAATACTATTTTAAAAGGAAGTGAAATGAAAGAGCTTCCGTCCATTAAAAATGCGTTTTTACTTATTGAAGATGATTTGATTGCAGATTATGGATCAATGGAAAATGTACCCACAGGTTTTGACGAATCGGTTGATGTTTCGGGCAAAATGATTATGCCTAGTTATATTGACAGTCACACGCACATTGTGTATGCAGGCAATCGCGAACAAGAATTTGTTGACAGAATTAATGGTTTAAGCTATGATGAAATTTACAAACGCGGCGGCGGAATTTTAAATTCGGTAGAAAAACTGCGTAACACAGCTGAAGACGAATTATATGCTGATGCCGCAAACCGTTTAGAAGAGCTGATTGCCTTGGGAACAGGTGTTATAGAAATTAAATCGGGTTATGGTTTAAGTTTAGAAGCCGAATTAAAAATGTTACGTGTTATAAAGAAATTGCAGGAAAATTACTCTGTAAAAATTAAAGCAACTTTTTTAGGAGCACACGCCGTTCCACCCGAATTTAAAGGAAATCAAGCTGGTTTTGTAGATGAAATTTGCAATGTAATGATTCCTGAAATTGCAAAATTGGGCTTGGCAGATTATGTTGATGCGTTCTTGGAAACCGGATATTTCACGGTTGATGAAACTCGAAAAATAATTCAAGCTGCAACAAATCACGGCTTAAAATCAAAAATCCATATCAATCAGTTTACGGCAATTAACGGAATTGAAATGTGTGTGGAAGAAAACGTTCTTACGGTAGATCATCTTGAAATTGTTGATGATGCAGATATAGAAGCACTTAAAAAAGGAAACACCATTGCTGTGGCTTTGCCAACCTGTTCGTATTTTATATCGATTCCGTACACGCCTGCACGCAAATTATTAAATGCCGGTTTGCCATTGGTAATAGCATCAGATTACAATCCGGGGACAACACCTAGTGGCAATATGAATTTTGTAGTGGCAACATCGTGTATTAAAATGAAGCTGACTCCCGAAGAAGCTTTTAACGCTGCAACTTTAAATGCTGCGTATGCTCTGGAAGTTCAAAATGATTACGGCAGCATCACTAAAGGTAAAAAAGCATCGTTTTTTATAACCAAACCGTTACATTCTATTTACGCCATACCATATAATTTTGGCAGTAATTTAATTGAATCAGTATATCTAAACGGTCAAAAACAAAACACACCGGTAGAATAA
- a CDS encoding RteC domain-containing protein has translation MNKFYNETLHRLKTTVNELEVEADCSIQRIEAVILLIVECLSELKEYVLKTGFSDEDEEIRFFKHQKPTIVAKLIYYNAVYKIEAKRPYGGKEVLEEYFNKELSKLKRFFDNNMAFYSYYRTDSTYLDHTYFVRGKHNVQLSLDTFYFETDHSFSTSHDYKVAKIIANDLIQDYLEDQLSKTATSDKPTTLHWTGSKTALTELIYALHSQGIFNNANADIKPIVKVFESTFNVDLGDFYHTFLELKSRKMNRTKFLDSLKESLIKKMDEQDGR, from the coding sequence ATGAATAAATTTTACAACGAAACATTACATAGGTTAAAAACAACAGTCAACGAATTGGAGGTTGAAGCTGATTGCTCCATACAACGGATAGAAGCTGTTATACTTCTTATTGTAGAATGCCTATCCGAATTAAAGGAATATGTGCTAAAAACAGGGTTCAGCGATGAAGACGAAGAAATCCGTTTTTTCAAACATCAGAAACCTACCATCGTTGCAAAGCTCATTTATTACAATGCTGTGTATAAGATTGAAGCCAAAAGACCTTATGGCGGAAAAGAAGTTTTGGAAGAATATTTCAATAAAGAATTATCAAAGCTCAAAAGGTTTTTTGATAACAATATGGCGTTTTACAGCTATTACAGAACCGACAGCACTTATCTTGACCACACCTATTTTGTTCGTGGCAAGCACAATGTTCAATTGAGTTTGGACACATTCTATTTTGAAACCGACCACAGTTTTTCCACTTCCCACGATTACAAAGTAGCAAAGATTATTGCCAATGATTTGATACAGGACTACCTCGAAGACCAACTATCAAAAACAGCCACAAGCGACAAACCGACAACCCTGCATTGGACAGGTAGCAAGACCGCTTTAACCGAATTGATTTATGCACTACATTCACAAGGCATATTCAATAACGCCAATGCAGATATTAAACCTATCGTCAAAGTCTTTGAAAGCACTTTTAATGTTGATTTGGGAGATTTCTATCACACGTTTTTAGAACTCAAATCCCGAAAAATGAACAGAACTAAATTCCTTGACAGCCTTAAAGAAAGCCTTATCAAAAAAATGGACGAGCAGGACGGTAGATAG